A genomic region of Microlunatus sagamiharensis contains the following coding sequences:
- a CDS encoding LCP family protein produces MSSTLTPEREAHLDESLDGAERDRLITDSLQTSQRRAEGVKLRRGLTFLLMTLVLPGSAQVAAGNRRVGRFALRIWAAIWVLALLTALFLLAWHTAAITVLTGSATLRVVQVALVVLGIGWALLFLDAWRLSNPPDLARRHRLGFALLSLGLAFAVAAGLVASANVVSAQRELVSTVFAGGGDEAAKDGRINVLLMGGDAGADRTGLRPDSMTVASIDQVTGRTVLVSLPRNMERAPFPASSPMHAKFPDGFRCADHSCMLNAVYTYASEHKNLYPGVKNPGAQATKEAIEGVTGLTINYWALIDLKGFEDLVDAVGGITMDVYRKVPIGGGHAKLYGYVEAGKDRHLDGREALWFARSRSDSSDYDRMVRQKCVMNAMLNQLDPMTVLTKFNGIASASKEIVATDIPSSQISTMLDLAQKAKSKPVGSIAVVPPLMKDSSNPNLPKIRAAIGDQIAKSEAMDQPKPSASAAPAGGASTSAPKKSSTSASSSDPGKKGADTSNLSKVCSA; encoded by the coding sequence GTGTCCAGCACCTTGACGCCCGAGCGCGAGGCCCACCTCGACGAGTCCCTCGACGGCGCCGAGCGCGACCGTCTGATCACCGACTCGCTGCAGACCTCGCAGCGCCGAGCCGAGGGGGTCAAGCTCCGTCGCGGGCTGACCTTCCTGCTCATGACCCTCGTGCTGCCGGGCTCGGCGCAGGTCGCCGCCGGCAACCGCCGCGTCGGCCGCTTCGCGCTGCGCATCTGGGCGGCGATCTGGGTCCTCGCCCTGCTCACCGCGCTCTTCCTGCTCGCCTGGCACACCGCGGCGATCACGGTGCTCACCGGCTCCGCCACCCTGCGCGTGGTGCAGGTCGCGCTCGTCGTGCTCGGCATCGGCTGGGCGCTGCTCTTCCTCGACGCGTGGCGGCTGAGCAACCCGCCGGACCTCGCCCGGCGCCACCGTCTCGGCTTCGCGCTGCTGAGCCTGGGCCTGGCCTTCGCCGTGGCGGCGGGCCTGGTCGCCTCGGCCAACGTCGTCTCCGCCCAGCGTGAGCTCGTCAGCACGGTGTTCGCCGGCGGTGGTGACGAGGCGGCCAAGGACGGCCGGATCAACGTGCTGCTCATGGGCGGCGACGCCGGCGCGGACCGCACGGGGCTGCGACCCGACAGCATGACGGTGGCGAGCATCGACCAGGTCACGGGCCGCACGGTCCTGGTCAGCCTGCCGCGCAACATGGAGCGCGCGCCCTTCCCGGCGTCGTCGCCGATGCACGCGAAGTTCCCCGACGGCTTCCGCTGCGCCGACCACAGCTGCATGCTCAACGCGGTCTACACCTATGCCTCGGAGCACAAGAACCTCTACCCGGGCGTGAAGAACCCCGGGGCCCAGGCGACCAAGGAGGCGATCGAGGGCGTCACCGGCCTGACGATCAACTACTGGGCGCTGATCGACCTCAAGGGCTTCGAGGACCTCGTCGACGCGGTCGGCGGCATCACGATGGACGTCTACCGCAAGGTCCCGATCGGCGGCGGCCACGCCAAGCTCTACGGCTACGTGGAGGCGGGCAAGGACCGTCACCTCGACGGCCGCGAGGCGCTCTGGTTCGCCCGGTCGCGCTCGGACTCCAGCGACTACGACCGCATGGTCCGGCAGAAGTGCGTGATGAACGCGATGCTCAACCAGCTGGACCCGATGACCGTGCTGACCAAGTTCAACGGCATCGCCTCGGCCAGCAAGGAGATCGTCGCCACCGACATCCCGAGCTCGCAGATCTCGACGATGCTCGACCTCGCGCAGAAGGCGAAGTCGAAGCCGGTCGGCAGCATCGCCGTCGTCCCGCCGCTGATGAAGGACTCCAGCAACCCGAACCTGCCGAAGATCCGCGCGGCGATCGGCGACCAGATCGCGAAGTCCGAGGCGATGGACCAGCCCAAGCCGTCGGCCTCGGCGGCACCGGCGGGCGGGGCCTCCACCAGCGCGCCGAAGAAGAGCAGCACCAGCGCGAGCTCGTCGGACCCGGGCAAGAAGGGTGCCGACACCTCCAACCTGTCGAAGGTCTGCTCGGCCTGA
- a CDS encoding glycosyltransferase family 2 protein produces MSRDWPGVSVVMPVLNEERHLGAAVAGVLAQEYAGELEVVLAVGPSRDRTRAIADAIAAEDPRVTVVDNPAARTPHALNLAIGAARHDVIVRVDGHGMLADGYVRRAVELLEETGAANVGGVMDAQGSTPFEEAVAAAYTTKLGLGGSAFHLAESQAGPAETVFLGVFRREALRAVGGFDETMHRAQDWELNHRLLASGRLIWFSPELRVTYRPRSSVRALAKQMYDTGKWRREVIRRYPDTANVRYLAPPVATLAIAAGTAAALVGSLTGSPLLRLGWAAPGGYAAVILGGSAVTARSMSDAARVRLPLVLAVTHLSWGAGFLVGLRRRP; encoded by the coding sequence ATGAGCAGGGACTGGCCCGGCGTCAGCGTCGTCATGCCCGTGCTGAACGAGGAGCGCCACCTCGGCGCGGCGGTCGCCGGCGTGCTGGCCCAGGAGTACGCGGGTGAGCTGGAGGTCGTGCTGGCCGTCGGCCCGAGCCGGGACCGCACCCGGGCCATCGCCGACGCCATCGCGGCGGAGGACCCGCGCGTGACCGTCGTCGACAACCCGGCGGCACGGACGCCGCACGCGCTGAACCTGGCCATCGGCGCCGCGCGGCACGACGTCATCGTCCGGGTCGACGGGCACGGCATGCTCGCCGACGGCTACGTGCGCCGAGCGGTGGAGCTGCTGGAGGAGACCGGCGCCGCCAACGTCGGCGGGGTGATGGACGCGCAGGGCTCGACGCCCTTCGAGGAGGCCGTCGCCGCGGCGTACACGACGAAGCTCGGGCTCGGCGGCAGCGCGTTCCACCTCGCGGAGTCGCAGGCCGGCCCGGCTGAGACGGTGTTCCTCGGGGTCTTCCGCCGCGAGGCGCTGCGCGCGGTCGGCGGCTTCGACGAGACGATGCACCGCGCCCAGGACTGGGAGCTGAACCACCGCCTGCTGGCGAGCGGCCGGCTCATCTGGTTCTCCCCGGAGCTGCGGGTGACCTACCGGCCCCGCTCGAGCGTGCGGGCCCTGGCCAAGCAGATGTACGACACCGGCAAGTGGCGTCGCGAGGTCATCCGCCGCTACCCCGACACCGCGAACGTGCGCTACCTCGCCCCGCCGGTCGCGACGCTGGCCATCGCCGCCGGCACGGCGGCCGCGCTGGTGGGTTCGCTGACCGGCTCACCTCTGCTCCGGCTCGGCTGGGCCGCGCCGGGCGGGTACGCCGCCGTGATCCTCGGCGGGTCGGCCGTCACCGCGCGCTCGATGTCGGACGCCGCCCGCGTACGCCTGCCGCTGGTCCTCGCCGTCACCCACCTGTCCTGGGGTGCCGGCTTCCTCGTCGGCCTGCGCCGTCGGCCCTGA
- a CDS encoding zinc-binding dehydrogenase: MQVRRFGDPDGLEVVEVAEPAPGEDQVLVATEATGVGGVDAVIRRGTIGGLGFSPGFVPGSEVAGTVVSVGAGVDPTWVGRRVWAFTGTGGGYTERALARLEDVVPLPEGLGAVAAVTLGSAVPVARFALAHGHAAPGGSVLVRGAAGSLGIAAVELAVRAGAAAVAVTTSSPARGERLRALGATHVLDRRGAGDGPAAYDLVVDVVGGPDLPDFLDRLAPNGRHVLVGVVGGMPPADFGARLLAAFRQSRSFSTFSLDTVARADLRAARAEALDAAARGELHAVVHDVLPLEAAAQAHRRMDEGSVFGRIVLVP, from the coding sequence GTGCAGGTCAGACGCTTCGGGGACCCCGACGGGCTGGAGGTGGTGGAGGTCGCGGAGCCGGCGCCCGGCGAGGACCAGGTGCTGGTCGCGACCGAGGCCACGGGCGTCGGCGGGGTCGACGCCGTCATCCGGCGCGGCACGATCGGCGGGCTCGGGTTCTCCCCCGGCTTCGTCCCGGGCAGCGAGGTCGCAGGCACCGTGGTCTCCGTCGGTGCCGGGGTCGACCCGACCTGGGTGGGACGGCGCGTGTGGGCGTTCACCGGGACCGGCGGGGGCTACACCGAGCGCGCCCTGGCCCGCCTCGAGGACGTCGTCCCGCTCCCGGAGGGGCTGGGTGCGGTCGCGGCCGTGACCCTCGGCAGCGCCGTCCCCGTCGCCCGCTTCGCGCTGGCCCACGGGCACGCCGCACCCGGCGGGTCGGTGCTCGTGCGCGGGGCGGCGGGCAGCCTCGGCATCGCGGCCGTCGAGCTCGCGGTCCGGGCCGGCGCCGCCGCGGTGGCGGTCACCACGTCCTCGCCCGCCCGCGGCGAGCGGCTGCGCGCCCTGGGCGCGACCCACGTGCTCGATCGCCGCGGCGCCGGCGACGGGCCTGCGGCGTACGACCTGGTCGTCGACGTCGTAGGCGGACCCGACCTGCCGGACTTCCTCGACCGCCTCGCGCCGAACGGGCGCCACGTCCTGGTCGGCGTGGTGGGCGGCATGCCGCCGGCCGACTTCGGCGCGCGCCTGCTGGCCGCGTTCCGGCAGTCGCGGTCGTTCTCGACCTTCAGCCTGGACACCGTCGCGCGGGCCGACCTGCGGGCGGCCCGTGCCGAGGCCCTCGACGCTGCGGCGCGGGGCGAGCTCCACGCCGTGGTCCACGACGTGCTGCCCCTGGAGGCCGCGGCGCAGGCCCACCGCCGGATGGACGAGGGCTCGGTCTTCGGCCGGATCGTGCTGGTGCCCTGA
- a CDS encoding TetR/AcrR family transcriptional regulator codes for MLRADARDNRDRVLSVARTLFAERGLGVTMREVARRAEVGPATLYRRFPTKQELVDAVFADEVRACRRIVEEGCADPDAWRGFCSVVEGLSVLNVRNQGFVAAFTSVRPDVEVFSAHRASSLRMLDGLARRAQRAGRLRPDFVLDDFVLVLLANRGIAAVAGVERDAAARRFAALALEAFSASGGTRLPPAPRLVAGAVRTRTGPDPAPRR; via the coding sequence ATGCTGCGGGCGGACGCCCGCGACAACCGCGACCGGGTGCTGTCGGTCGCGCGGACCCTCTTCGCCGAACGGGGCCTCGGCGTCACGATGCGCGAGGTGGCGAGGAGGGCCGAGGTCGGGCCCGCGACGCTCTACCGGCGGTTCCCGACGAAGCAGGAGCTGGTGGACGCCGTCTTCGCCGACGAGGTCCGGGCCTGCCGGAGGATCGTCGAGGAGGGCTGCGCCGACCCGGACGCGTGGCGCGGCTTCTGCTCGGTGGTCGAGGGGCTGAGCGTGCTGAACGTGCGCAACCAGGGCTTCGTCGCCGCGTTCACCTCGGTCAGGCCGGACGTCGAGGTGTTCAGCGCGCACCGGGCCTCGTCGCTGCGGATGCTCGACGGCCTGGCCCGCCGAGCCCAGCGGGCGGGCCGGCTGAGGCCGGACTTCGTGCTCGACGACTTCGTCCTCGTGCTCCTCGCCAACCGCGGGATCGCCGCCGTCGCGGGCGTGGAGCGGGACGCGGCGGCCCGCCGCTTCGCCGCCCTGGCGCTCGAGGCGTTCAGCGCCTCGGGCGGGACCCGGCTGCCCCCGGCCCCGAGGCTCGTCGCCGGTGCCGTTCGTACACGAACAGGACCGGACCCAGCACCGCGAAGGTGA
- a CDS encoding tautomerase family protein — MPLVRIDVVEGREPAALRRLADVVQEVLEEVFAAPPLDRYQVVDEHPARNLILADTGLGFQRTDDRVLVQVFQQGRTDEQKQALYARLAERLKAECGLAPTDLVVSVAANTRADWSFGLGRAQFLEGDL, encoded by the coding sequence GTGCCGCTGGTCAGGATCGACGTCGTCGAGGGTCGGGAGCCGGCCGCGCTGCGCCGCCTCGCCGACGTGGTGCAGGAGGTGCTGGAAGAAGTCTTCGCGGCCCCGCCGCTCGACCGCTACCAGGTCGTCGACGAGCACCCGGCGCGGAACCTGATCCTGGCCGACACCGGGCTCGGCTTCCAGCGCACCGACGACCGCGTCCTCGTCCAGGTCTTCCAGCAGGGCCGCACCGACGAGCAGAAGCAGGCCCTGTACGCCCGCCTGGCCGAGCGACTGAAGGCCGAGTGCGGCCTGGCACCGACCGACCTGGTGGTCTCGGTGGCCGCCAACACCCGGGCCGACTGGTCCTTCGGGCTCGGTCGGGCGCAGTTCCTCGAGGGCGACCTCTGA
- the iolC gene encoding 5-dehydro-2-deoxygluconokinase: MTSQSALPQQPAGESTGPVDGAELEVLTFGRAGVDIYPLQVGVGLEDVESFGKYLGGTCANVAVAAARFGHRTAIITGVGDDPFGRFVRRTFRELGVTDEHVVTNHTYATPVTFCEIFPPDDFPLYFYRKPTAPDLQVTPADIDLDAVRATRLMWLSVTGFSEEPSRESHFAVLDARAGARQAQGTWTVLDLDYRPMFWETPAHATEQIQRALPHVTVAVGNREECEVAVGETEPERAADALLAAGVELAVVKQGPKGVLAKTRSGERVEAPPIPVRPLNGLGAGDSFGGSLIHGLLEGWPLEKVLRHANAAGAIVASRLECSTAMPTQEEIETLLAGGDPNERLADSLAVHFAGAGR; this comes from the coding sequence ATGACCAGCCAGTCAGCCCTGCCCCAGCAGCCGGCGGGGGAGTCGACCGGGCCGGTCGACGGCGCCGAGCTGGAGGTGCTGACCTTCGGCCGCGCGGGCGTCGACATCTACCCGCTGCAGGTCGGTGTCGGCCTCGAGGACGTGGAGAGCTTCGGCAAGTACCTCGGCGGCACCTGCGCCAACGTCGCCGTCGCCGCCGCGCGCTTCGGCCACCGCACCGCGATCATCACCGGCGTCGGGGACGACCCCTTCGGCCGCTTCGTGCGCCGCACCTTCCGCGAGCTGGGCGTGACCGACGAGCACGTCGTCACCAACCACACGTACGCGACCCCGGTGACCTTCTGCGAGATCTTCCCGCCGGACGACTTCCCGCTGTACTTCTACCGCAAGCCCACCGCCCCGGACCTCCAGGTGACGCCGGCCGACATCGACCTCGACGCGGTGCGTGCGACGCGGCTGATGTGGCTGTCGGTCACCGGCTTCAGCGAGGAGCCGAGCCGCGAGAGCCACTTCGCCGTCCTGGACGCGCGGGCCGGCGCTCGCCAAGCACAGGGCACGTGGACCGTCCTCGACCTCGACTACCGCCCGATGTTCTGGGAGACCCCGGCGCACGCGACGGAGCAGATCCAGCGCGCCCTGCCGCACGTCACCGTCGCGGTGGGCAACCGCGAGGAGTGCGAGGTCGCCGTCGGCGAGACCGAGCCCGAGCGCGCGGCCGACGCCCTGCTCGCCGCCGGCGTCGAGCTCGCCGTGGTCAAGCAGGGCCCCAAGGGCGTGCTGGCCAAGACCCGCTCGGGCGAGCGCGTCGAGGCCCCGCCGATCCCGGTCCGGCCGCTCAACGGCCTGGGCGCGGGCGACTCGTTCGGCGGTTCGCTGATCCACGGCCTGCTCGAGGGCTGGCCGCTGGAGAAGGTCCTGCGCCACGCGAACGCCGCCGGGGCGATCGTCGCCAGCCGGCTCGAGTGCTCCACGGCCATGCCGACGCAGGAGGAGATCGAGACGCTGCTCGCGGGTGGCGACCCCAACGAGCGCCTCGCCGACTCCCTCGCGGTGCACTTCGCCGGGGCCGGGCGGTGA
- a CDS encoding Cgl0159 family (beta/alpha)8-fold protein, with translation MDGTRATDRAGSRFVSSVSEISEVRAREPQRIGELLASRERRDLFGAEGQLMIVACDHPARGALGASGRRNAMANRVELLDRLATALARPGVDGLLATADIAEDLLLMGALEGKLVFASLNRGGIQGASFEMDDRATGYDVRGTLEARFDGLKMLTRIDLDDPGTVATLETQGRVVTECNRAGLVAMVEPFMSRRVGGKVVNDLSPDAVIKSVAIASGLGASSAYTWMKLPVVDEMERVMDATTLPTLLLGGDPEGSPDETYASWSAALALPSVRGLVLGRTMLYPADDDVAKAVDTAVGLLR, from the coding sequence ATGGACGGGACCAGGGCCACCGACCGCGCGGGCTCGCGCTTCGTGTCCTCGGTCTCCGAGATCTCCGAGGTCCGGGCCCGCGAGCCCCAGCGGATCGGCGAGCTGCTCGCCTCCCGCGAGCGGCGCGACCTCTTCGGCGCCGAGGGCCAGCTGATGATCGTCGCCTGCGACCACCCGGCCCGCGGCGCGCTCGGCGCCTCCGGGCGGCGCAACGCCATGGCCAACCGCGTCGAGCTGCTCGACCGGCTCGCCACCGCGCTGGCCCGCCCCGGGGTCGACGGGCTGCTCGCCACGGCCGACATCGCCGAGGACCTGCTGCTGATGGGCGCGCTCGAGGGCAAGCTCGTCTTCGCCTCGCTCAACCGCGGCGGGATCCAGGGCGCCTCCTTCGAGATGGACGACCGCGCCACCGGCTACGACGTCCGCGGCACGCTCGAGGCCCGCTTCGACGGGCTCAAGATGCTCACCCGCATCGACCTCGACGACCCGGGCACCGTGGCCACGCTGGAGACGCAGGGGCGTGTGGTCACTGAGTGCAACCGGGCCGGCCTGGTCGCCATGGTCGAGCCCTTCATGTCGCGCCGCGTCGGCGGCAAGGTCGTCAACGACCTGAGCCCGGACGCCGTGATCAAGTCCGTGGCCATCGCCTCCGGCCTGGGCGCCTCCAGCGCGTACACGTGGATGAAGCTGCCCGTGGTCGACGAGATGGAGCGCGTCATGGACGCCACCACCCTCCCGACCCTGCTGCTCGGCGGCGACCCGGAGGGCTCGCCCGACGAGACGTACGCCTCCTGGTCGGCCGCGCTCGCGCTGCCGTCGGTCCGCGGCCTCGTCCTGGGCCGCACCATGCTCTACCCGGCCGACGACGACGTGGCCAAGGCCGTCGACACCGCCGTGGGGCTGCTGCGATGA
- the iolB gene encoding 5-deoxy-glucuronate isomerase, translating into MTELYLPAGTAGHGAYELEVTPESAGWGYSGLRVVALDAAEEHHFDTGADEVVVVPLSGGATVDADGSHVDLTGRADVFAGPTDFVYLPPGTTVTLHSERGGRFALCSARTDRRLPVRYGAASEVPVELRGAGRSSRQVRNFGTPDNLDAGAIIACEVITPDGNWSSYPAHKHDEASEHESELEEIYYFEVAAGPQGQPGLGFFRTSSSPGHPIEITEEVHDRDVVLVPHGWHGPAVAAPGHAMYYLNVMAGPPHLGAEHGRAWLISDHPDQTWVRSAWADQEVDPRLTQEGS; encoded by the coding sequence ATGACCGAGCTCTACCTCCCGGCCGGCACGGCCGGGCACGGCGCGTACGAGCTCGAGGTCACGCCGGAGTCGGCGGGCTGGGGCTACTCCGGCCTGCGCGTGGTCGCGCTCGACGCGGCCGAGGAGCACCACTTCGACACCGGTGCCGACGAGGTCGTCGTCGTCCCGCTCAGCGGCGGGGCCACCGTCGACGCCGACGGCAGCCACGTCGACCTCACCGGACGCGCGGACGTCTTCGCGGGCCCGACCGACTTCGTCTACCTGCCGCCGGGCACCACGGTCACGCTGCACAGCGAGCGCGGCGGCCGCTTCGCCCTCTGCTCCGCCCGCACCGACCGGCGCCTGCCCGTCCGCTACGGCGCGGCGTCCGAGGTGCCCGTCGAGCTGCGCGGGGCCGGGCGCTCGAGCCGCCAGGTGCGCAACTTCGGCACCCCGGACAACCTCGACGCGGGCGCGATCATCGCCTGCGAGGTGATCACGCCGGACGGCAACTGGTCGTCGTACCCGGCGCACAAGCACGACGAGGCCTCCGAGCACGAGAGCGAGCTCGAGGAGATCTACTACTTCGAGGTCGCCGCCGGCCCGCAGGGCCAGCCGGGTCTCGGCTTCTTCCGGACCTCCTCCTCGCCCGGCCACCCGATCGAGATCACCGAGGAGGTGCACGACCGCGACGTCGTGCTCGTCCCGCACGGGTGGCACGGGCCCGCGGTCGCGGCTCCCGGGCACGCGATGTACTACCTGAACGTCATGGCCGGACCGCCGCACCTCGGTGCGGAGCACGGCCGGGCCTGGCTGATCAGCGACCACCCCGACCAGACCTGGGTCCGCTCCGCGTGGGCGGACCAGGAGGTCGACCCGCGACTGACCCAGGAGGGGTCCTAG
- the iolD gene encoding 3D-(3,5/4)-trihydroxycyclohexane-1,2-dione acylhydrolase (decyclizing), whose amino-acid sequence MAEKVRMTVAQATISFLGAQYSESDGVEQKLFAGCLGIFGHGNVAGIGQALLQAELETPDLLPYVLGRNEQAMVHTAVAYARMKERRQTWVVSTSVGPGATNMLTGAALATINRLPVLLLPADTFADRSASPLLQELEQPYAGDVTVNDAFRPVSVYFDRVWRPEQLPAALLSAMRVLTDPAATGAVTVCFPQDVQAAAYDWPADLFERRVWHIARPLPERAVLQQAADLIRAAERPLVVAGGGVHYSGATDALAAFCEATGIPVGQTQAGKGTLVFDHPQCLGAIGSTGTTASNAVAAEADLVIGIGTRYSDFTTASRTAFQHPGVGFVNINVAGLDAVKQSGLSVVADAREALDGLTALLEGHHVDQAYVERYTALDAEWEATVERVYAETETPEGLLTQNAVIGTVNEVSDPRDVVVCAAGSMPGDLHKLWRTRDPKGYHVEYGYSCMGYEVAGGLGVAMACPDRDVFVMVGDGSYLMMATELATAVQEHVKVITVLVQNHGYASIGALSESLGSQRFGTRYRERGAGGRLDGELLPVDLAANAASFGLEVLRATTKAELADAIKVAKAGSDPVVIYVETDPFVDAPSSESWWDVPVSETSTLDSTRQARTTYEEHKARQRLFLTPPRTS is encoded by the coding sequence ATGGCAGAGAAGGTGAGGATGACCGTCGCCCAGGCGACGATCAGCTTCCTCGGCGCGCAGTACAGCGAGTCCGACGGGGTCGAGCAGAAGCTCTTCGCCGGCTGCCTCGGCATCTTCGGCCACGGCAACGTCGCCGGGATCGGCCAGGCGCTGCTGCAGGCCGAGCTGGAGACGCCCGACCTGCTGCCGTACGTGCTCGGGCGCAACGAGCAGGCCATGGTGCACACCGCCGTCGCGTACGCTCGGATGAAGGAGCGTCGCCAGACCTGGGTCGTCTCGACCAGCGTCGGCCCGGGTGCGACCAACATGCTCACCGGTGCCGCGCTGGCGACGATCAACCGGCTCCCGGTGCTGCTGCTCCCGGCCGACACCTTCGCCGACCGCTCCGCGTCCCCGCTGCTGCAGGAGCTCGAGCAGCCGTACGCCGGCGACGTCACCGTGAACGACGCGTTCCGGCCCGTCTCGGTCTACTTCGACCGCGTCTGGCGCCCCGAGCAGCTGCCCGCGGCGCTGCTGAGCGCGATGCGCGTGCTCACCGACCCGGCCGCCACCGGCGCGGTGACCGTCTGCTTCCCCCAGGACGTGCAGGCGGCTGCCTACGACTGGCCGGCCGATCTGTTCGAGCGTCGCGTCTGGCACATCGCCCGGCCGCTGCCCGAGCGCGCCGTGCTGCAGCAGGCGGCCGACCTGATCCGCGCGGCCGAGCGCCCGCTGGTCGTGGCCGGCGGCGGCGTGCACTACTCCGGCGCCACCGACGCGCTCGCGGCCTTCTGCGAGGCCACCGGCATCCCCGTCGGGCAGACCCAGGCCGGCAAGGGCACGCTCGTCTTCGACCACCCGCAGTGCCTCGGCGCCATCGGCTCCACCGGCACCACGGCGTCGAACGCGGTCGCCGCCGAGGCCGACCTCGTGATCGGCATCGGCACCCGCTACTCCGACTTCACGACGGCGAGCCGGACGGCCTTCCAGCACCCGGGCGTCGGCTTCGTCAACATCAACGTCGCCGGCCTCGACGCGGTCAAGCAGTCCGGGCTCTCGGTCGTCGCCGACGCCCGCGAGGCGCTCGACGGCCTGACGGCGCTGCTCGAGGGCCACCACGTCGACCAGGCCTACGTCGAGCGCTACACCGCGCTCGACGCCGAGTGGGAGGCCACGGTCGAGCGCGTCTACGCCGAGACCGAGACGCCGGAGGGGCTGCTCACCCAGAACGCCGTCATCGGCACCGTCAACGAGGTCTCCGACCCCCGCGACGTCGTCGTGTGCGCCGCCGGCTCGATGCCCGGCGACCTGCACAAGCTGTGGCGCACGCGGGACCCGAAGGGCTACCACGTCGAGTACGGCTACTCGTGCATGGGCTACGAGGTCGCCGGCGGTCTCGGCGTCGCGATGGCCTGCCCGGACCGCGACGTCTTCGTCATGGTCGGCGACGGCTCGTACCTGATGATGGCCACAGAGCTGGCCACCGCGGTCCAGGAGCACGTCAAGGTCATCACCGTCCTCGTGCAGAACCACGGCTACGCCTCGATCGGCGCGCTCTCGGAGTCGCTCGGCTCGCAGCGTTTCGGCACCCGCTACCGCGAGCGCGGCGCCGGTGGCCGCCTGGACGGGGAGCTCCTGCCCGTCGACCTCGCCGCCAACGCCGCCAGCTTCGGCCTCGAGGTCCTGCGCGCCACGACCAAGGCCGAGCTCGCCGACGCGATCAAGGTCGCCAAGGCCGGCAGCGACCCGGTCGTGATCTACGTCGAGACCGACCCCTTCGTCGACGCCCCGAGCTCGGAGTCGTGGTGGGACGTCCCGGTCAGCGAGACCTCGACGCTCGACTCGACCCGGCAGGCCCGCACGACGTACGAGGAGCACAAGGCGCGCCAGCGCCTGTTCCTCACCCCGCCGCGCACCTCCTGA
- a CDS encoding TIM barrel protein has product MPGKLTIGTAPDSWGVWFPSDPEQVSADVFLREVVEAGYEAIELGPYGYLPKDPQELGETLEKHGLSVLAGTVFSHLHRPSSWDAVWKQVTDVAALTKAVGGEHIVVIPDVWRDHKTGANLESRDLTDEQWTALTEGHDELGRRILEEYGLHVQFHSHADSHVGYQPDIERFLESTNPEYVNLCLDTGHVAYYGGDSVELITKYPERIGYVHLKQVNPTVVAEVLDKDLSFPEAVRMGSMIEPPLGVPDMPPVLDALAALGRPIKGIIEHDLYPTTPEVPLPIAKRTRTYLQSCSSADIDLGDRS; this is encoded by the coding sequence GTGCCTGGCAAGCTGACCATCGGAACCGCCCCCGACTCCTGGGGCGTCTGGTTCCCCAGCGACCCCGAGCAGGTCTCGGCCGACGTCTTCCTCCGCGAGGTGGTGGAGGCGGGCTACGAGGCCATCGAGCTCGGCCCGTACGGCTATCTGCCGAAGGATCCGCAGGAGCTCGGCGAGACCCTCGAGAAGCACGGGCTGAGCGTGCTGGCGGGCACGGTGTTCTCGCACCTGCACCGCCCGAGCTCGTGGGACGCGGTGTGGAAGCAGGTCACCGACGTCGCCGCGCTGACGAAGGCGGTCGGCGGCGAGCACATCGTCGTCATCCCCGACGTCTGGCGCGACCACAAGACGGGCGCCAACCTGGAGAGCCGCGACCTCACCGACGAGCAGTGGACGGCGCTCACCGAGGGCCACGACGAGCTCGGCCGACGGATCCTCGAGGAGTACGGGCTGCACGTGCAGTTCCACAGCCACGCCGACAGCCACGTCGGCTACCAGCCCGACATCGAGCGGTTCCTGGAGTCGACGAACCCGGAGTACGTCAACCTCTGCCTCGACACCGGCCACGTCGCCTACTACGGCGGCGACTCGGTGGAGCTGATCACCAAGTACCCCGAGCGCATCGGCTACGTGCACCTCAAGCAGGTGAACCCGACGGTGGTCGCCGAGGTCCTCGACAAGGACCTGTCCTTCCCCGAGGCCGTCCGGATGGGCTCGATGATCGAACCGCCCCTCGGCGTGCCGGACATGCCGCCGGTCCTCGACGCACTGGCCGCCCTGGGCCGGCCGATCAAGGGGATCATCGAGCACGACCTCTACCCGACCACGCCCGAGGTCCCGCTGCCGATCGCCAAGCGCACCCGTACCTACCTGCAGTCCTGCAGCAGCGCCGACATCGACCTGGGAGACCGCTCGTGA